The window GCCGTGTTGATGCCGATGACCTGCCCCTCGACGTCGATCAACGGTCCGCCGGAGTTGCCGAAATTGATCGCGGCGTCGGTCTGGATGAAGTTTTCGAAGGAGTTCGCGTTCGGGTCGAGCGTCAGGTTGCGGCGGCCCTTCGCGGAGACGACGCCCACGGTGACCGTCTTGTCGAAGGCCCACGGGTCGCCGATCGCCATCACCCAGTCGCCGACCCGGAGCTTGTCGGAGTCGCCGAGCGCGATGGGCGTGAGCTTCTCCTTCGCGTCGATCTTCAAGAGCGCGATGTCCGTCGCGGGATCGGTGCCGACGACCTTCGCCTTGTACGTGTGCTGGTCGCCGACCTTGACCTCGATCTTCTGTCCGTTCTCGACGACGTGGTTGTTCGTGAGGATGTAACCGTCCTCCGAGAGGATGAAGCCGGAGCCGCCGGCTTCTTCCTTGTGCTCCTGCTGCTGATCGTCTCCCTGCCCGGGATGCGGGAACCCGAAGAAGAACTGGAACGGATCGCCGCTCCCGCCGTCGCCGCCGCCGAACCCGCCGCTCATGCGGCGCGGGCCCTTGACGATGTCGGTCGACGTAATCGACACGACCGAAGGAAGCGCTTCCTGGGCGATCTCCGCAAACGACGGAAGCGTCATCGAGGTGGTGTGACCCGTCGTGCTCTTGGTCACGTGCTGGGCGGACGTGACCGGGGTCCAGTTCATCGAGCTCGCGAGCACGACGCCGAAGATCACGGCGCCGGCGATCAGCGCGAAAAGCGACAGTTGGCGTTTGGCAATGGCATTCATTCTTGCGTCCTTCTCCTCATTTCATCGAGTCGTGTCATCGAGTCGTCCTCGCTGCGTCCGGCGAGCGGCGCGAGGCGCCGATCGTCCGGTTTCCTGAACAGCAACGTCGATGCCACGGTAAAGTATTCCAGAGATTGGAAGTGCGGCCTGCGGAATGCCAAAAAGGCGCAGGCTCGTTCGATTTTCGCCGGAGGCGCCGGTCAATGCGGCGCGGGACGGCGCTCAGCGGCCGGGAAGCTCCGGCGGCTTCTCTCCCGCG of the Thermoanaerobaculia bacterium genome contains:
- a CDS encoding Do family serine endopeptidase encodes the protein MNAIAKRQLSLFALIAGAVIFGVVLASSMNWTPVTSAQHVTKSTTGHTTSMTLPSFAEIAQEALPSVVSITSTDIVKGPRRMSGGFGGGDGGSGDPFQFFFGFPHPGQGDDQQQEHKEEAGGSGFILSEDGYILTNNHVVENGQKIEVKVGDQHTYKAKVVGTDPATDIALLKIDAKEKLTPIALGDSDKLRVGDWVMAIGDPWAFDKTVTVGVVSAKGRRNLTLDPNANSFENFIQTDAAINFGNSGGPLIDVEGQVIGINTAIYRPAQNIGFAVPINTAKAILEQLKTKGKVTRGFLGVNIRNIDEDNMRAFGLSTMNGALVESIEPDSPAEKAGVLHGDVIVKVDDREVKDTQDLISYVSSKPPGSKVRLSVLREGKTRTLTVDLGERRAEAAENAAPQDHENGGSREKIGLSVQDLTGQARQYYRIDPSVTGVLVTGVSEVSAAADAGLAEGDVITEVNGRKVGTAAELSKIVRDSKKGEYLRFYVRRFRPRPVSFFAIVKVGE